Proteins encoded within one genomic window of Coprococcus phoceensis:
- a CDS encoding ParB/RepB/Spo0J family partition protein, which yields MAVKRGGLGKGLDSLIPDHKTVKTTEKKKPEVEEKKEGEQLVNINKVEPNHEQPRRHFEEDSLLELADSIKQFGVLQPLIVQKRNDYYEIIAGERRWRAAKMAGIKEIPVIIKEYTKREAVEIALIENIQRENLNPIEEAMAFKRLLTEFSLKQDEVAERVSKSRTTVTNSMRLLKLDERVQQMIVDDMISTGHARTLLAIENHEEQYNLANKIFDEKLSVRETEKLIKELKNPKKEKEKKIVENDFIYKDLEEKMKTVMGTKVHVNPKKKGKGKIEIEYYSDEELERIFELIMTVTNNS from the coding sequence ATGGCAGTAAAGCGTGGAGGATTGGGAAAAGGGCTGGATAGTCTGATTCCGGATCATAAGACTGTAAAAACAACTGAAAAGAAAAAGCCGGAAGTAGAAGAAAAAAAAGAAGGCGAACAGCTTGTTAATATTAATAAAGTAGAGCCAAACCATGAGCAGCCAAGAAGACATTTTGAAGAAGATTCATTATTGGAACTTGCTGATTCCATCAAACAATTTGGAGTCTTACAACCTCTAATTGTTCAAAAAAGAAATGACTATTATGAAATTATTGCAGGCGAAAGAAGATGGAGAGCCGCAAAAATGGCTGGAATAAAAGAAATTCCGGTAATTATTAAAGAATATACGAAAAGAGAAGCAGTTGAGATTGCTTTGATTGAAAATATACAGAGAGAAAATCTGAATCCAATTGAAGAGGCAATGGCATTTAAGCGACTTTTGACAGAGTTTTCACTCAAACAAGATGAAGTGGCAGAGCGTGTTTCAAAAAGCAGAACAACAGTTACCAATTCTATGCGGTTACTAAAATTGGATGAAAGAGTTCAACAGATGATTGTAGATGATATGATTTCCACAGGACATGCGAGAACCTTGCTTGCAATTGAAAACCATGAAGAACAATATAATCTTGCAAATAAAATTTTCGATGAAAAATTAAGCGTACGAGAGACAGAAAAACTCATTAAAGAACTAAAAAATCCAAAGAAAGAAAAAGAAAAAAAAATCGTTGAAAATGATTTTATTTATAAAGATTTAGAAGAGAAAATGAAAACAGTCATGGGAACGAAGGTTCATGTAAATCCCAAAAAAAAGGGAAAAGGAAAAATTGAGATTGAATATTACTCAGACGAGGAACTCGAACGTATATTCGAGCTCATTATGACTGTTACAAATAATTCATAA
- a CDS encoding DUF4446 family protein, translating into MESKLLETIGIDPGIILIAMFVLIIILFFIAIRTNMKYNRLKASYTTFMRGKNGKTLEDSIFEKFSELDNMVDTVQKNRKDIRELNKNVRANYQKVGIVKYDAFNEMGGKLSFAIALLDGKDSGFILNSMHSRDGCYNYVKEIVNGQSYIELSEEEAESLEKAMYQETFGLDLKNIKK; encoded by the coding sequence ATGGAAAGTAAGTTGTTGGAAACAATAGGAATTGATCCAGGTATTATCTTGATTGCAATGTTTGTTTTAATAATTATATTGTTTTTTATTGCAATCCGCACCAATATGAAATACAATCGTTTAAAAGCCAGTTATACAACGTTTATGCGTGGAAAGAATGGTAAAACTTTAGAAGATAGTATTTTTGAAAAATTTAGTGAATTGGATAATATGGTGGATACGGTTCAAAAAAATCGTAAAGATATTCGAGAACTGAACAAAAACGTCAGAGCTAATTATCAAAAAGTTGGAATTGTAAAATATGATGCTTTTAATGAAATGGGTGGAAAATTAAGTTTTGCAATCGCATTACTTGATGGAAAAGACAGTGGATTTATTTTAAATTCTATGCATAGCAGAGATGGCTGTTACAATTATGTAAAAGAGATTGTAAATGGACAAAGTTATATCGAACTGTCAGAAGAAGAAGCAGAATCATTAGAAAAAGCGATGTATCAGGAAACATTTGGACTTGATTTAAAAAATATCAAAAAGTAG
- the serS gene encoding serine--tRNA ligase: protein MLDIKFLRANPEIVKQNIKNKFQDSKLPLVDEVIELDLRNREIKQEVEALRAEKNKVSKQIGALMAQGKKEEAEEVKKRIAEDGQKIEQLSVEEKEVEEKIKTIMMTIPNIIDPSVPIGKDDSENVELQKYGEPVVPDFEIPYHTEIMEKFNGIDLEAAGKVAGNGFYYLMGDIARLHSAVISYARDFMIDRGFTYCIPPYMIRSNVVTGVMSFAEMDSMMYKIEGEDLYLIGTSEHSMIGKFIDTMLEEETLPKTLTSYSPCFRKEKGAHGIEERGVYRIHQFEKQEMIVVCKPEESMEWYDKMWQNTVDLFRSLDIPVRTLECCSGDLADLKVKSVDVEAWSPRQQKYFEVGSCSNLGDAQARRLNIRVKGKDGKYFAHTLNNTVVAPPRMLIAFLENNLQEDGSVKIPAALQPYMGGKTEIR, encoded by the coding sequence ATGTTAGATATCAAATTTTTAAGAGCAAACCCGGAAATTGTAAAACAAAATATCAAGAATAAATTTCAGGACAGTAAATTACCACTTGTAGATGAAGTGATTGAACTGGATTTGAGAAACAGAGAAATTAAACAGGAAGTAGAAGCGCTGAGAGCAGAAAAAAACAAGGTGTCAAAACAAATTGGTGCGTTGATGGCTCAGGGGAAAAAAGAAGAAGCAGAAGAAGTCAAAAAGCGTATTGCTGAAGATGGACAAAAGATTGAACAGCTTTCTGTAGAAGAAAAAGAAGTGGAAGAAAAGATCAAAACAATTATGATGACAATTCCAAATATTATTGATCCGTCTGTTCCAATCGGAAAAGATGACAGCGAAAATGTGGAATTGCAGAAATATGGAGAACCGGTTGTTCCGGATTTTGAAATCCCATATCATACAGAAATTATGGAAAAATTTAATGGTATTGATCTTGAAGCAGCTGGAAAAGTAGCTGGAAACGGTTTCTACTATTTAATGGGAGATATCGCAAGATTGCATTCAGCAGTGATTTCTTACGCACGTGATTTCATGATTGACAGAGGATTTACGTACTGTATTCCTCCATATATGATCAGAAGTAACGTTGTTACAGGCGTTATGAGCTTTGCAGAAATGGATTCCATGATGTATAAAATTGAAGGAGAAGATTTGTATCTGATTGGAACAAGTGAACATTCTATGATTGGTAAATTTATTGATACAATGTTGGAAGAAGAGACTCTTCCTAAAACATTGACATCATATTCACCATGTTTCCGTAAAGAAAAAGGTGCTCATGGTATTGAAGAACGTGGTGTATATCGTATTCACCAGTTCGAAAAACAAGAAATGATCGTTGTGTGTAAACCAGAAGAGAGCATGGAATGGTATGATAAAATGTGGCAGAATACAGTTGATCTGTTCCGTTCATTAGATATTCCAGTTCGTACTTTAGAGTGCTGTTCAGGAGATTTGGCAGATTTAAAAGTGAAATCTGTCGATGTAGAAGCATGGTCACCAAGACAGCAAAAATATTTTGAAGTAGGAAGCTGCTCAAATCTTGGAGATGCACAGGCAAGAAGATTAAATATTCGTGTAAAAGGGAAAGATGGCAAGTATTTTGCTCATACACTTAATAATACAGTAGTTGCTCCACCGAGAATGTTGATTGCATTTTTGGAAAATAATTTACAGGAAGATGGTTCTGTAAAGATTCCAGCTGCATTACAGCCATACATGGGTGGAAAAACAGAGATTAGATAA
- a CDS encoding DUF3881 family protein, with protein sequence MHKYLKAIGFTELKKKQEIREILRQTADEFDSQQAVSLDETSEFYELKKQYGDSVGISVYGEMDQDKIFEREYYVPYFEGTGITTYADVLVERRIEKEMYVGICEDVKVGASIIFHIQNAIEYMKEKQLGGLAKRTTSVTLSGLGSSGMILFPISKDEHLEKTRKEEERNRMMLLSAARNGDQEAMESLTLDDIDTYSKVSKRLITEDIFTIVETYFMPYGVECDEYSILGEIIDLRKTQNKVTQETLYIMTLDVNELQFDVCIPEKEVMGVPEVGRRFKGNIWLQGKINF encoded by the coding sequence GTGCATAAGTATTTAAAAGCAATCGGTTTTACAGAATTAAAGAAAAAGCAGGAGATTCGAGAGATACTCAGGCAGACTGCAGACGAATTTGATTCGCAACAGGCAGTATCTTTGGATGAAACATCAGAATTTTATGAGTTAAAAAAACAATATGGTGACAGTGTAGGGATTTCTGTGTACGGAGAGATGGATCAGGATAAAATTTTCGAGAGGGAATATTATGTGCCATATTTTGAAGGCACAGGAATTACAACTTATGCGGATGTGCTTGTGGAGCGACGCATTGAAAAAGAGATGTATGTCGGAATCTGCGAGGATGTAAAAGTGGGAGCAAGTATTATTTTCCATATACAAAATGCAATTGAGTATATGAAAGAAAAGCAGCTTGGCGGACTTGCAAAGAGAACAACATCCGTGACGCTATCCGGACTTGGCTCTTCCGGAATGATTCTTTTCCCGATTTCAAAAGATGAACATTTGGAAAAGACAAGAAAAGAAGAGGAGCGCAATCGCATGATGCTTTTGAGCGCAGCTAGAAATGGCGATCAGGAGGCAATGGAAAGTCTCACTTTGGATGACATTGACACCTATTCTAAAGTATCAAAGCGATTGATTACAGAAGATATTTTTACGATTGTAGAGACATATTTCATGCCGTATGGTGTGGAATGCGACGAGTATTCGATTTTGGGAGAAATCATAGACTTGCGCAAAACACAGAACAAAGTAACGCAGGAAACGCTCTACATAATGACATTGGATGTGAATGAATTACAATTTGATGTGTGTATTCCTGAAAAAGAAGTTATGGGAGTTCCGGAAGTTGGAAGACGATTCAAAGGAAATATCTGGCTTCAAGGAAAAATCAATTTTTAA
- a CDS encoding site-specific integrase — protein MASIIKRKKNYSVVYNYVDENGETKQKWETWHTHKEALKRKAEIENQQHTGTFLPPSNQTITEFLYDFVSLYGEKKWGVSMYDSQTALIANYINPIIGDMEVQAVTPRAVDGYIQTLQKTKSVSTKTRKAVTTYVSDKTIEKIIKLLRCAFKQAVRWEIIARNPFDNVILPKTEYAKRDIWTADMIRLALDKCTDSKLYVAMNLSFACSLRMGEILGLTWENVHISDEDIAADNAYVYIDKELTRASKRAIETLGEKDIYYIFTPLMPNTSTRIILKKPKTDSSIRKVWLPKTLAYILREWKKSQDELKGFLGEEYQDFDLVVALPNGRPCEDRIILKEFAKLREDAGLPKVVFHSLRHSSTTYKLKLNHGDLKATQGDTGHAEIDMITSIYAHILDEDRKVNAQKFETAFYAKPDLRNVRPPEEPAKSEPATLDLESLVEQLQKSPELASALAALIAAQAPAK, from the coding sequence ATGGCATCTATTATCAAGCGAAAGAAAAACTATTCCGTTGTTTACAACTATGTGGACGAAAACGGAGAAACCAAACAGAAGTGGGAAACCTGGCATACCCACAAAGAGGCCTTAAAGCGCAAGGCGGAAATCGAAAATCAGCAGCACACGGGAACTTTTCTACCGCCAAGCAATCAGACGATTACCGAGTTCCTTTATGACTTCGTATCTCTTTACGGAGAAAAGAAATGGGGCGTGTCTATGTATGACAGCCAAACGGCGCTGATTGCCAACTATATCAATCCGATTATCGGTGATATGGAGGTACAGGCGGTTACTCCCCGTGCGGTTGACGGTTATATCCAGACCTTGCAGAAAACCAAGTCAGTGTCTACCAAGACCCGAAAGGCAGTTACCACTTATGTCAGTGACAAGACCATTGAAAAGATCATCAAGCTCCTGCGGTGTGCGTTTAAGCAGGCGGTACGCTGGGAAATCATTGCAAGAAATCCCTTTGACAATGTGATCCTCCCGAAAACGGAGTATGCGAAACGGGATATCTGGACAGCGGATATGATCCGCCTTGCCCTGGACAAATGCACGGACAGCAAGCTCTATGTAGCAATGAACCTGTCTTTTGCCTGCTCTCTGCGTATGGGTGAAATCCTGGGACTGACCTGGGAGAACGTCCATATTTCCGATGAAGATATTGCGGCGGATAATGCCTATGTCTACATCGACAAGGAGCTGACGAGGGCTTCCAAACGGGCGATTGAAACGCTGGGTGAGAAGGATATCTATTACATCTTCACTCCGCTCATGCCGAACACCAGTACAAGAATTATTCTGAAAAAGCCGAAAACCGATTCCAGTATCCGTAAGGTGTGGCTGCCGAAAACGCTGGCCTACATTCTGCGGGAATGGAAGAAGTCCCAGGACGAGCTGAAAGGCTTCCTGGGCGAAGAGTATCAGGACTTCGATCTGGTCGTGGCACTTCCCAATGGACGCCCCTGTGAGGATCGGATCATCCTCAAAGAGTTTGCAAAGCTCCGTGAGGACGCAGGGCTGCCGAAGGTGGTCTTTCATTCTCTCCGTCATTCCAGTACCACCTACAAGCTAAAACTGAACCACGGCGATCTGAAAGCTACCCAGGGCGATACGGGCCATGCCGAGATCGACATGATAACCAGTATCTATGCTCACATTCTGGACGAGGATAGAAAGGTCAATGCTCAGAAATTCGAGACTGCCTTCTATGCCAAGCCTGATCTCCGCAATGTCCGTCCGCCGGAGGAACCGGCAAAATCGGAACCTGCGACCCTGGACCTTGAAAGCCTTGTGGAGCAGCTTCAGAAGTCGCCGGAGCTGGCGAGTGCGCTCGCAGCCCTGATAGCGGCGCAAGCCCCGGCAAAGTGA
- a CDS encoding helix-turn-helix domain-containing protein: protein MSQTWNGTKKETPERRTYTVDDIAQILGIGRTSAYILVKEGHFKIVRIGNAIRISKRSFDEWLDSLDL from the coding sequence ATGTCTCAAACATGGAACGGCACGAAGAAAGAAACCCCTGAAAGAAGGACATATACGGTTGACGATATTGCTCAAATTCTGGGCATCGGAAGAACTTCCGCATATATCCTTGTAAAAGAAGGGCACTTCAAAATCGTGCGAATTGGTAACGCCATACGCATTTCCAAGCGGTCATTTGACGAGTGGCTTGACTCCCTCGACCTGTGA
- a CDS encoding helix-turn-helix domain-containing protein, with translation MTKSACTRASLIPYPVIAAAVGGDPEAVNRVVRHYSGYIAALSTRTSYGPDGYPRPQVDEDLRGRLEAKLIISILDFDLS, from the coding sequence ATGACTAAATCTGCGTGCACGCGGGCATCGCTGATCCCTTACCCGGTGATCGCCGCCGCTGTCGGAGGCGACCCCGAAGCGGTGAACCGGGTAGTCCGGCATTACTCCGGCTACATTGCCGCGCTGTCTACACGGACGAGCTATGGCCCTGACGGCTATCCCCGTCCCCAGGTGGACGAAGATCTGCGCGGTCGGCTGGAAGCAAAGCTGATTATTTCCATTCTGGATTTTGACCTGAGCTGA
- a CDS encoding sigma-70 family RNA polymerase sigma factor, with translation MSGKNIFLKFSQASQPKEASSGRVVGERGRNDLPPGTKGGENLKPDRHYEHKQYAFDSYCKKVLKCEACNGYRQISRHQKRFTSLEELSEAEMAQLAVYDRYPWEYTTFPVGGAVILIEDDGLAEALLGLSQEDREIFMMHWFLRMTDAQIARYINMPRRTVNTRRHKAYRLLTELMGGEADD, from the coding sequence ATGAGCGGTAAAAATATTTTTTTGAAGTTTTCCCAGGCAAGCCAGCCAAAAGAGGCCTCCAGTGGACGAGTAGTGGGCGAAAGGGGAAGAAATGACCTGCCTCCCGGCACGAAGGGAGGTGAGAACTTGAAACCTGACCGCCACTACGAGCACAAGCAGTACGCCTTTGACAGCTACTGCAAGAAGGTGCTGAAATGCGAGGCGTGCAACGGCTATCGCCAGATCAGCCGGCACCAGAAGCGTTTCACATCTTTGGAAGAACTGTCCGAGGCAGAAATGGCCCAGCTTGCGGTATATGACCGCTACCCGTGGGAATACACGACCTTCCCTGTGGGAGGGGCCGTGATCCTGATCGAGGACGACGGGCTGGCCGAGGCGCTTCTGGGGCTGTCCCAGGAGGACCGGGAAATCTTTATGATGCACTGGTTCCTGCGGATGACCGACGCACAGATCGCCAGGTACATAAACATGCCCCGCCGGACGGTCAATACCCGCAGGCATAAAGCCTATCGGCTGCTGACAGAGCTGATGGGAGGTGAAGCGGATGACTAA
- a CDS encoding helix-turn-helix domain-containing protein, with translation MNNPLDLFAWKVRSERKRQHLTQKQLAERLGMNPRTIIDLETCQSNPKFETVVLVAKELNISVDAAIFPEMVNQTVSKTVVDFFAGKSEAEIEKFIALCKQAEAFQKDE, from the coding sequence GTGAACAATCCGCTGGATCTATTTGCATGGAAGGTGCGGTCAGAACGGAAGCGCCAGCATCTGACGCAGAAGCAGTTAGCTGAACGCCTCGGTATGAACCCCCGCACGATCATAGATTTGGAGACCTGCCAGAGTAATCCGAAATTTGAAACGGTGGTCCTTGTCGCCAAAGAACTGAATATCAGCGTGGACGCCGCCATCTTCCCGGAAATGGTAAATCAGACAGTCTCGAAAACAGTTGTGGACTTCTTTGCCGGGAAAAGCGAAGCAGAGATCGAAAAATTTATCGCGCTCTGCAAACAGGCGGAAGCCTTCCAGAAAGACGAGTAA
- a CDS encoding MptD family putative ECF transporter S component, translated as MEQHWKLKDLGLTIVFSVIYFAVVLAATIMGGIHPLLYLFVTALIALVAWIPYMYVMAKVPKAGVVLIMNLFVAIAFVAFGELANLLLGSLIVCSILAEIIRKWAGYKNYKGIVMSYILLSLSNIGSPLYVWVFSDYAISEASEEMSANYAEILSTLTSPWFMVLAIAATVVISIIVGVIAKKVYNKQFANAGIM; from the coding sequence ATGGAACAACACTGGAAGTTAAAAGATTTAGGTCTGACAATCGTATTTTCCGTTATTTACTTTGCTGTGGTTTTGGCAGCTACGATTATGGGCGGCATACACCCATTGCTCTATCTGTTTGTAACAGCTTTAATTGCTCTCGTGGCATGGATTCCATATATGTATGTTATGGCAAAAGTGCCGAAAGCAGGCGTGGTTCTCATTATGAACCTATTTGTAGCAATCGCTTTCGTGGCTTTTGGGGAGCTTGCGAATCTGTTGCTTGGGAGCTTGATTGTTTGTTCTATTTTAGCGGAAATCATTCGGAAATGGGCCGGATATAAGAATTACAAAGGTATCGTGATGAGTTATATCCTGCTTTCGTTAAGCAATATCGGTTCTCCGTTGTATGTATGGGTATTCTCTGACTATGCCATTTCAGAGGCATCCGAAGAAATGTCTGCAAATTATGCTGAGATATTATCAACCTTGACTTCTCCGTGGTTTATGGTTCTTGCTATTGCCGCAACCGTAGTTATCTCAATAATTGTCGGAGTTATTGCAAAAAAGGTTTACAACAAGCAGTTTGCAAATGCTGGGATTATGTGA
- a CDS encoding ABC transporter ATP-binding protein yields MLKRMFALSDQGSRDLNKGIAATTLSNLCLIAPVSLLVMVIWELLNVISGQESSMRDHAALFICGTVVMFIIVFLTQWLQYNKTYTVAYKESANRRIVLAEKLRKLPLSFFGQRDLSDLTTTIMGDCTALERVFSNAIPQLFGTIFMFMITAIGLLVLDWRMGLCIVVPVPVAALVVFAAKKAQSNAESANMDAKRAAYDGVQEYLDTIQELKSCSREEEYLEGLEKKLDYVVKCSFRNEIAPGAATTTAQFILRFGLVAVMLVGGILVTAGSLSIPMFILFLLFAGRIYDPFTSCFMLMAEVFSALVSVKRMKQIDATPEQTGTNVCNNKGYDIEFKNVVFSYNEEPVLKGVSFVAKQGEVTALVGPSGSGKSTASKLAARFWDADSGTITLGGVDVKTVEPETLFKNYAIVFQDVMLFDETVMENIRLGRGDATDEEVMAAARAAQCEEFIQRLPQGYQTNIGENGSTLSGGERQRISIARALLKNAPIVLLDEATASMDAESETLIQDALSVLLKDKTVMVIAHRMRTVANADKIVVLDDGKVSEMGTPAELMKKGGLYAHLIELQQGK; encoded by the coding sequence ATGCTGAAACGGATGTTTGCCCTGAGCGATCAGGGATCAAGAGATTTGAATAAAGGAATTGCAGCCACTACGCTCAGCAATCTGTGCCTGATTGCCCCGGTCAGCCTGCTGGTCATGGTGATATGGGAACTGCTGAATGTGATTTCCGGGCAGGAAAGCAGTATGCGGGATCATGCGGCCTTGTTTATTTGCGGCACTGTGGTCATGTTTATCATTGTGTTTCTGACCCAATGGCTCCAGTACAACAAAACTTATACTGTGGCGTATAAGGAAAGTGCCAACCGCCGGATTGTCCTGGCGGAGAAACTGCGGAAACTTCCGCTGTCCTTCTTTGGCCAGCGCGATCTTTCTGACCTGACCACCACTATCATGGGGGACTGTACGGCTCTGGAGCGCGTATTTTCCAATGCGATCCCGCAGCTCTTCGGAACGATTTTCATGTTTATGATAACGGCTATCGGCCTGCTGGTGCTTGACTGGCGGATGGGCCTTTGCATCGTAGTGCCGGTGCCTGTGGCAGCCTTGGTAGTCTTTGCGGCAAAGAAAGCCCAGTCCAATGCCGAAAGCGCCAACATGGATGCCAAGAGAGCTGCCTATGACGGTGTGCAGGAATACCTTGATACCATCCAGGAGCTGAAGTCCTGCTCCCGTGAAGAAGAATATCTGGAGGGTCTGGAAAAGAAGCTGGATTATGTGGTGAAGTGTTCCTTCCGCAACGAGATCGCTCCCGGTGCTGCTACGACCACGGCTCAATTTATCCTTCGGTTTGGCCTTGTGGCAGTCATGCTGGTGGGTGGTATTCTCGTAACGGCCGGCTCGTTGTCCATCCCCATGTTCATTCTGTTCCTGCTTTTTGCCGGACGCATTTACGACCCCTTCACCAGTTGCTTCATGCTGATGGCAGAAGTGTTCTCTGCCCTTGTCAGCGTCAAGCGGATGAAGCAGATCGATGCGACCCCGGAGCAGACCGGCACCAATGTCTGCAATAACAAGGGCTACGACATTGAGTTTAAGAATGTAGTGTTCTCCTACAATGAGGAGCCGGTTTTGAAGGGCGTGTCCTTTGTGGCAAAACAAGGTGAGGTCACGGCACTGGTAGGTCCGTCCGGCAGCGGCAAGTCCACCGCCTCTAAACTGGCGGCCCGTTTTTGGGATGCGGACTCCGGAACCATTACCCTGGGCGGCGTGGATGTCAAAACAGTAGAACCGGAAACGCTGTTCAAGAACTATGCCATTGTGTTCCAGGATGTCATGCTCTTTGATGAGACTGTCATGGAGAATATCCGGCTGGGACGGGGCGATGCTACTGATGAGGAAGTTATGGCTGCGGCCAGAGCTGCCCAATGCGAGGAATTTATCCAGCGCCTCCCTCAAGGGTATCAGACGAACATCGGGGAAAACGGCAGCACCCTGTCCGGTGGCGAGCGTCAGCGCATTTCGATTGCCCGCGCCCTGTTGAAAAATGCTCCCATTGTCCTGCTTGATGAAGCAACTGCTTCTATGGATGCCGAGAGTGAAACACTGATACAGGATGCCTTGTCGGTACTGCTGAAGGATAAGACGGTCATGGTGATTGCCCATCGCATGAGGACAGTGGCAAATGCTGATAAGATCGTGGTTCTGGACGACGGCAAGGTCAGTGAGATGGGTACACCTGCTGAACTGATGAAAAAGGGCGGTCTATATGCACACCTTATTGAATTACAGCAAGGAAAATAG
- a CDS encoding ABC transporter ATP-binding protein produces MKQKSGGIKRLMEFTGKHRGLLTVSRILSGISSVFILGPFLCVYFAARDLVGVFAGTPLDTNSLVRWGLLALGLELIGLLLYFSALLCSHVVAFHTEKNLKMVALKHLAKMPMGYFDANPSGKLRKIIDDNSFQTETFIAHQLPDLVGAQVTMIVSLVLMLVFDWRVGIPLLLLFGIGFFLQGSLMGKDSMKFMQTYQDSLETMNHEAVEYIRGISVVKVFGQTVQSITKFNDAIKSYRKFALAYTMSCKKGMVAFNSVINSSFLVLVPTALIIGFVSNDLIGFMQSFLFYVIFSPACAVMLNKIMYMTSYKMQAEESMRRIDMILTAQPQVETSAPKHPKTYDVSFENVTFAYENTDHPAVSHLSFTAKAGTTTALVGHSGSGKSTTASLIPRFYDVQQGAVEIGGVDIREIPHADLMKMVAFVFQDPKLFKDTLLENIRAGRPSATREEVLQAAHLAQCDDILEKFPDGLDTVVGSKGVYLSGGETQRIAIARAILKDAPIVVLDEATAYADPENEQQIQKAFEGLVKGKTVIMIAHRLSTIQDADLILVMKQGELVESGTHDALVKQGGEYAKMWSNYTKTTKWHIGNEVKVC; encoded by the coding sequence ATGAAACAAAAATCCGGCGGGATTAAGCGGTTGATGGAGTTCACAGGAAAGCATCGTGGGCTACTCACCGTTTCCCGCATTCTATCCGGCATCAGTTCGGTCTTTATCCTTGGACCGTTCCTCTGCGTTTACTTTGCAGCGCGTGACTTGGTGGGCGTATTTGCCGGGACGCCGTTAGACACGAACAGTCTTGTTCGCTGGGGCCTGCTTGCTCTGGGGCTGGAGCTGATTGGTCTGCTCCTTTATTTCTCAGCATTGCTCTGCTCCCATGTCGTAGCGTTCCACACAGAGAAAAACCTGAAAATGGTGGCACTGAAACATCTCGCAAAAATGCCTATGGGATACTTTGACGCCAATCCCAGCGGAAAACTGCGGAAGATCATCGACGATAACAGTTTTCAGACCGAGACTTTCATCGCTCACCAACTTCCCGACCTGGTGGGCGCACAGGTCACGATGATCGTGAGTTTGGTGCTGATGCTGGTCTTTGACTGGCGTGTAGGTATCCCTCTCCTGCTGCTCTTTGGCATCGGTTTCTTCTTACAGGGGTCCCTCATGGGGAAGGACAGCATGAAATTCATGCAGACCTACCAGGACTCTTTGGAAACGATGAACCATGAGGCGGTGGAGTACATCCGGGGCATTTCGGTAGTCAAGGTGTTCGGACAGACAGTGCAATCTATCACCAAGTTTAACGACGCCATCAAATCCTACCGGAAGTTTGCTCTGGCTTACACGATGTCCTGCAAAAAGGGAATGGTGGCGTTTAACTCAGTCATCAATTCCAGCTTCCTGGTGCTGGTACCTACGGCGCTTATTATCGGGTTTGTTTCCAACGACCTGATCGGATTTATGCAAAGTTTTCTGTTCTATGTGATCTTCTCTCCTGCTTGTGCAGTTATGCTTAACAAGATCATGTATATGACCAGCTACAAAATGCAGGCGGAGGAGTCCATGCGCCGCATCGACATGATTCTGACTGCCCAGCCGCAGGTGGAGACTTCTGCACCCAAACATCCCAAGACTTATGATGTGTCCTTTGAGAATGTGACCTTCGCATACGAAAATACGGACCATCCGGCGGTATCCCATTTGAGCTTCACGGCCAAGGCTGGAACAACTACCGCATTGGTCGGGCATTCCGGCTCCGGAAAAAGCACAACGGCCAGCCTGATCCCCCGCTTCTACGATGTGCAGCAGGGGGCAGTCGAGATCGGCGGTGTGGACATTCGGGAAATTCCTCATGCTGACTTGATGAAGATGGTTGCCTTTGTATTCCAGGACCCCAAATTGTTCAAGGACACCCTTCTGGAAAATATCCGGGCAGGCAGACCTTCCGCCACACGGGAGGAAGTCTTGCAGGCGGCGCATCTGGCCCAGTGTGATGATATTCTGGAGAAGTTTCCAGATGGCCTCGATACCGTGGTGGGCAGTAAAGGTGTGTATCTTTCCGGCGGCGAAACACAGCGCATTGCGATTGCTCGCGCCATTTTGAAAGACGCCCCCATCGTGGTCTTAGATGAGGCCACCGCCTACGCTGACCCGGAGAACGAGCAGCAGATCCAGAAAGCCTTTGAAGGGCTGGTCAAGGGCAAGACGGTCATTATGATCGCACACCGGCTCTCCACCATCCAGGACGCTGACCTCATTCTGGTAATGAAGCAGGGTGAATTGGTGGAAAGCGGAACCCATGACGCACTGGTGAAGCAGGGCGGTGAGTACGCCAAAATGTGGAGCAACTACACAAAGACTACCAAGTGGCACATCGGGAATGAGGTGAAAGTATGCTGA